Part of the Sorghum bicolor cultivar BTx623 chromosome 1, Sorghum_bicolor_NCBIv3, whole genome shotgun sequence genome, GACGATGCGGAAGTCGGGCGAGCTGACGGCCGGCTCGGCGATCACCATGGTCACGTCGTAGCCGTGCGTGAGGATGACCTTGGCGAGCTGCACCATGGGGACGATGTGGCCGACGCCGGGGCTCGGGTACAGGATGACGGTCTGCTGCTCCATTGTCAGGGGAACAAAGAGGAAATCTTGTTGTGGTGGCGCGGTGGTGCGCAAGTGGCTCTGCGACGCTCTGCCTCGCCGGAGATGCAACTGATCAACGTGTTTCAACTATTGCCGTGGTGGAATGAAACAAAGGGATGAGTGCGAGCTAAGGCATGGAGGGAGACGACGTTTATGGCTGTCAGGTAGCTCATGGCAGGATGCGAATTGCCATGTCCGAGCATCTCCGATAGACTAAAAAACAGTTGATAAACCAATGAGTTTTTCAAGTGGTTAAAAATATTAGAAGTACATTTATTCTGGtttcaaaatttattttagaaGAAAATTTTGTTTTGATAATCTCAAACTTTTATTTGTCTCTTGTACATTTGTATTGGAAAACCTGTTATACTCATTATTCTTCCTTAAATTCTTCCACATTCAGATTGACCAATCTATATAAGTGGTTCATGTAATTGAGTCGATTTTTCCAAGTGCGGAAAGACTGTGACTTCAGATAGAGAATCTTTAGagaaaatttttttttttacaatcttGCTAAGAAAATCAAGATTGGAAGTGGATTTTGAAATTTTTGAAGATGCTCTGGACAATTGGAAGAAGCCAAAACCTACGCCCGCAGCAGTATACCACGCGACACGCGAAAGGACACCCGGTTTAAAAattcattcattatttattaacATAATCATGTATTGAggctgcagctgctgctgcaattGGTGATCTGAAATTCTGAAAGTGCTGTAGGAGAAGCGCTACAACCGCTGTGGCTTCTAGCTGCAGGGTACTCTCCGTTATAAAATTATAAGTTGTTCTATCTTTTTTAGCTACATAACTTTTATCATTCATTAAGATTTATATGTATTAGAaaaactaaaataatttataatttaaaatggatGGAGCATGTAATAAGTGTCTATGTGATGTTATCAAAGAATCTACTCAAGCGAGATTCATTAGTACATGTTTTTAGCTAATATATAAGCCATTTCCTCATTCCTCTCAAGATATAAATCTTGATAATCAAAATAGCAACTGCATGTTCTTCTTTTGCTCCAGGCATTCATGCctaagggtttttttttttgagactcAGTTAAAGGacataataaaacaaaaaaaaggcatatatatattttttgcgaGCAAAAAAAGGCATATATATTTAAGCAGCCTGTCATAAGCGTAAAAGGACATGGCACATGTGCGCTAGGGTTTTTTGGGACCATTGACCGAGCAAGATTTTTTGAAACGGAAAAGGGAAACCAGACATGGAAAGAGGATAGAGTACCTTTTCCATTGAGGCGAGATTTTTCTTTGGTGCTTTTCTTCGGTGCTTCTGATGGCGGCGATAAGAATGGGACGAACAGCATCTAGCGAGGAGTGGAAGAAactggagaaaaggatgattTATCTTCTGCCCGGGACTTTCCGAAGCCTTCCCGAGGCTTCGTGACGGCATTAGAATCGGGACTTAGTATTGGCCACGTTGATATGCCTGATGCCGTTAGTTTTAGATCCTATGGCAGATACAAAAGCAAGTGACGTGGCCCAATGGTTGGCCTTCTTTTGGTGCACAAATCGTCTTTAGAAGATTTTAAATACCTTACTATCAGGAACCTATGGGCTATGGGCCAATCTAGCTATTGGGTTGGAGGAGAAAATAGGCTCCAGCAGTAGACTGTAGACTTACCTTGGCCCATGAAAGAAGCCATGCGAGTTGCAGTGTGATACATATACAGAAGCCAACCGAGCAGAAGAACTGTCGAAGGACTAGAACCTGAACATGAATCGGCGATTCGGCGGGCTGCAGCTCGAGGCTAGTTGCGGCAAGATTTCCCCatccccttccccttcctccTGCCCTCATCCTTATATCTAgaagcttctagagtcttctagagagTTGATTACTACTACATTTGATCTGAGTGTTGATTTGGTTGAGGTTGGTAACGTTTTTTTGCGATCGCATCTTTTAcccgtttttcattaagagaaaGGGTCATAAGAAAAGCCGGAACATGGATACATACATTCGCGGGTAATCCTAGAAATACCAGCGAAATCCCAAAGACACAAACGAACAACAAAAATACATGGGGGACCTCCACCTCTAAACACCAACTGACTATGGctgccaaagaaaaaaaaatacatccACGCAAGGGTCACCAACAAGGGGTGGGTGAAGCCATGGTGGTAAAACATCCACCGATAGACTCATTCATCCGCAAGTGACCAGGTAACCACTGCGAAGAGCTCGGCATCCATCGGCAAATGACTAGGTAGCCGTTGTGGAGAGCTCaatatccatccatccatccacaaATAACTAGGTAGTCCTTGCGAAGAGGAAGGCGACTGTATCCACCAACGACGAGGTAGCTGCTATGAAGAAGAAGATGTATCCACTACGGCGACACCAACACCCGAGGTGGTGAGGAAAAAGTTGAAGCGCATAGACACAACACGAGCACAGAGTATTTTGTCATATACAACTACTGCGGTGAATACATTATCATCACTTCCACACTATAACCCAGTTCCGCAAAGTTCAGAACAACAATCAATCAAATTAGGCATCAAACTATGGTTTGAAAAATTCAGATCAACCTTATGCCTAGATACGATGATTGTTCCGGGACACACATATATCGCTGATCTGACCAATCACCGGTGTCGCACGATAGGCTAAATTAAAGGCCTGTTCAGTTCTTGCCCTGGCAGACAAATGCTCGTCAGACAACTAATCCTTGTCACCAAGCATCCAAAATCAAGGGTCTAGATTGGTGCCTGGCCAGGCAAAATTGATGAGCAAGCAACCAACCAGCCCCTAAATGCAGCACCCGTAGAATTTTTTCCGGAAAAGCTACACGTGAAAAAAAAAAGCAGCGGAGGGAGCAGTGATGCTGAAAACCAGACGTGGAAACGGGACGGCGACCACTGTCTGTCTCGGTGGAACCAACACTTGCCGACATCAACTAGAAAATCTCGCCTTGCCGAATTAAAGCACTTTTCCCTGCGATTTGGGTGGTGCAGAGTGCCCTCCCCTAGGTTCTAGGCCTGCGCGACCCGTTCCAAAAGGCACAACGGAACTCTGCAGCAGAGCCACACATATAGGAGTATGACAGAAAAttcggtcgtcgtcgtcgaaagCTCGCCGGCAGTGGAGTACTCCTATTTCATCTGGACAGCTGGATTCACCTGAGCCCCAACCACTACCGGCTTCCAGTCTATATAAACCAACTATCATAGCATCGCAGTAGTAGGTAGTAAGTTGGTAGCACAGCAAGACGAACGAACGAGCTCCCGGTCGAGATCGAGCAGCAGTACATACGTACACACCATCGTCGCAGTGCTTTTCATAACTTAATTCTTACTCCGATTCCGCCAATGGCAACAGCCAACAAAGCGTCGATTCTCCTCCTCGCCGTTGCGGTGGCCACCGCGGCGTGCTCGACGACCGCCTCCGCGCAGACCAGCAGGCTCGGCAAGCTCGTCGTCACCGGCGTCGTGCCGTGCAACACCGGCACGCTGATCGACGCCGCCACTTCTCCGGCATTCCCAGGTGCGTGTGCGTGCATGCGACAAAAACTTCCGTCATACTTATTACCTCTGGACTTTGCAACTGATGATGATGTTATAACATCACGTCACGTACCGACGTGCGCTTCTCTGGCCTCTGCCGTGCATGCATATACATATGCTATGCAGACGCCAACGTGGAGCTGCGGTGCGGCGGCAACGTGGTGGCGGGCGGGACGACGAGCCGCAACGGGTCGTTCGCGATCGAGGCGGACCTGACCAACGCGCTGGCGGCGCTCGTGGGCACCTGCCAGCTGGTGGTGGATACGCCGCTGGCCAAGTGCAACGCCAGCCTGCCGGCGGCGGGGGCACTCGCCTCCTACCTGCAGGGCTCGCTCGCCGGGATGCTCGGCGGCGTCTTCCGCCTCGCCCCGGC contains:
- the LOC8082314 gene encoding phylloplanin; amino-acid sequence: MATANKASILLLAVAVATAACSTTASAQTSRLGKLVVTGVVPCNTGTLIDAATSPAFPDANVELRCGGNVVAGGTTSRNGSFAIEADLTNALAALVGTCQLVVDTPLAKCNASLPAAGALASYLQGSLAGMLGGVFRLAPAGFSFRMN